From one Thermatribacter velox genomic stretch:
- the nadC gene encoding carboxylating nicotinate-nucleotide diphosphorylase, which produces MKGFVPWDIDRRLQAFLEEDLGFDDITTQGLGELSLLPVKAFIKAKSDGIMAGGPFAVRIFSLLDPEIQHTILVEEGKAFHKGDTLIELRGKARGILMGERVALNLLQRLCGIATKTHMMVEAIKGLPVKVADTRKTSPGLRIFEKYAVRCGGGTNHRLGLYDCVLIKDNHIALCGSVKEAVRRIRPSVPFTAKIVVECRSLQEVEEALEAKADVIMLDNMPLEELRKAISLAKNKTIVEVSGGVDPTSIRSIAELGPDIISTGYVTHQATWIDISLSIERLDP; this is translated from the coding sequence ATGAAAGGCTTTGTTCCCTGGGATATCGATCGAAGATTGCAAGCATTCCTTGAGGAAGATCTTGGGTTTGATGACATTACCACCCAGGGTCTGGGAGAACTTTCCTTACTTCCGGTGAAAGCCTTCATAAAAGCCAAAAGTGATGGAATAATGGCTGGAGGTCCTTTCGCAGTCAGAATATTTTCTTTACTGGATCCTGAAATCCAGCACACCATCCTGGTAGAAGAAGGCAAGGCCTTTCACAAGGGAGACACCCTGATAGAACTTCGGGGAAAAGCAAGAGGAATCCTAATGGGAGAAAGAGTGGCCCTCAACTTGCTGCAGCGGCTCTGCGGTATTGCTACCAAAACCCATATGATGGTAGAAGCCATAAAAGGCCTCCCCGTGAAAGTTGCCGATACCCGCAAGACCAGCCCTGGACTGCGCATCTTTGAAAAGTATGCAGTCCGTTGCGGCGGCGGAACCAATCATCGCCTGGGACTCTATGATTGCGTACTGATAAAAGACAACCACATAGCACTATGTGGCTCAGTAAAAGAAGCCGTCCGCAGAATAAGACCATCTGTTCCCTTTACGGCCAAAATCGTAGTAGAGTGTCGCTCCCTGCAGGAAGTCGAAGAAGCTCTGGAAGCGAAAGCAGATGTAATCATGCTGGATAACATGCCCCTTGAGGAGCTACGCAAAGCTATCAGTCTGGCCAAAAACAAAACAATCGTTGAAGTCTCCGGCGGAGTAGATCCTACCAGCATACGTTCTATTGCCGAACTGGGTCCCGACATTATCTCCACTGGCTATGTAACCCACCAAGCAACCTGGATTGACATAAGCCTCTCCATTGAAAGATTAGACCCATGA
- a CDS encoding single-stranded DNA-binding protein, which translates to MRRDINYFFGIGNLVRDPDLRFTPQGTPVCRFSIAMNRRYRDKNGNFVDDTTFVTVAAWSKLGELCARYLSKGSRVAVVGELRSSSWEDRNGGKRVSYEVRAENIQFLTPVKPAVQEEVKEIPDLGSDFEAPEPFTFDAADAEEEILGDLEDIPVDDQEEGMAPF; encoded by the coding sequence ATGCGTCGAGATATTAATTATTTTTTCGGAATTGGTAATCTGGTGCGTGACCCCGACTTACGCTTTACTCCCCAGGGCACACCAGTTTGTCGTTTCAGCATTGCCATGAATAGGCGTTACCGGGACAAAAACGGTAACTTTGTAGATGATACTACTTTTGTTACTGTAGCTGCCTGGTCCAAGCTCGGAGAGCTCTGTGCCCGTTATCTCTCTAAGGGCTCGAGAGTGGCGGTGGTTGGAGAGTTACGTTCCAGCTCTTGGGAAGACCGCAACGGTGGGAAGCGAGTTAGCTATGAAGTGAGAGCCGAGAACATACAATTCCTAACACCCGTCAAACCTGCGGTGCAGGAAGAAGTTAAAGAAATTCCCGATCTTGGAAGCGATTTTGAAGCGCCTGAGCCTTTTACTTTTGATGCGGCTGATGCCGAGGAAGAAATTCTGGGAGATCTGGAGGATATACCTGTAGATGATCAAGAAGAAGGCATGGCTCCTTTTTAA
- the rph gene encoding ribonuclease PH, with the protein MRKNGRKADEIRPIVIHQGYLKYAEGSVLIEAGNNRIVCSVSIEDRVPPFLKGSGQGWITAEYAMIPRATTTRNIRDSVKGRIGGRSHEIQRLIGRVLRAVVDLSSLGERTFMVDCDVIQADGGTRTLAITGSFVALVEALWGCVDRGILSRGIVRDYLGAVSVGVVEGRELLDLDFEEDSNAEVDMNVVMTGSGKLVEVQGTAERSPFDREALNRLLDLAEKGIGEIIDLEKRLFERGLP; encoded by the coding sequence ATGAGAAAGAACGGTAGAAAAGCAGACGAAATAAGGCCGATTGTGATCCATCAGGGTTACCTCAAATATGCGGAGGGTTCGGTGCTGATAGAAGCAGGTAATAACCGCATCGTGTGTTCAGTGTCTATTGAAGATCGGGTGCCCCCATTCTTAAAAGGCAGTGGTCAGGGATGGATAACCGCTGAATACGCGATGATACCCCGAGCTACCACTACACGGAACATCAGGGATTCGGTGAAAGGGAGAATTGGAGGTAGATCACACGAAATCCAGCGCCTCATTGGCAGGGTCCTGCGAGCTGTGGTTGATTTGAGCAGTCTCGGTGAGAGAACTTTTATGGTGGATTGTGATGTTATTCAGGCAGATGGTGGCACCAGGACACTGGCTATCACTGGTTCTTTTGTAGCCCTGGTTGAAGCTCTCTGGGGGTGTGTTGATCGAGGCATTTTGTCTCGAGGTATAGTGAGGGATTACCTGGGAGCTGTAAGTGTGGGAGTAGTTGAAGGAAGAGAACTGCTGGATCTTGACTTTGAGGAAGACTCCAACGCGGAAGTAGATATGAACGTGGTGATGACAGGGAGTGGCAAGCTGGTAGAAGTTCAGGGGACTGCTGAGCGCAGCCCCTTTGATCGCGAAGCCCTGAACCGCCTGTTGGATCTTGCGGAGAAAGGCATCGGAGAAATTATTGACCTTGAGAAACGCCTTTTTGAACGGGGGTTGCCGTGA
- a CDS encoding GerMN domain-containing protein, with product MRKGRKRSRKNLSFVLQALLYLLIGVGLFFAVVYGGELLFVNKKGVERSEEKATPRVVVPLEESQESPLSQGSASSQGEKEVVLYFTDENFIYLFGEKRAVKNDAHFLENVVEALLKGPETEGLYSPIPKDTRLNAIFVEDGTAYVDLSEEMISGQSGGTSQEFLSVFSLVNTLTGLGMGIERVKILVDGEDKDTLCGHIDISRPLGRDEKTIAKIQ from the coding sequence ATGAGAAAAGGTAGAAAGCGTTCCAGAAAAAACTTAAGTTTTGTTTTGCAAGCTCTCCTTTATCTTCTCATTGGAGTCGGCTTGTTTTTTGCTGTAGTGTATGGAGGCGAATTGCTTTTCGTTAACAAAAAAGGGGTGGAAAGAAGCGAGGAGAAAGCTACTCCGCGAGTGGTGGTGCCTCTTGAAGAATCTCAGGAATCTCCTCTTTCTCAAGGTAGTGCATCATCTCAGGGAGAAAAAGAGGTGGTTCTCTATTTTACTGACGAAAACTTTATCTATCTTTTTGGAGAAAAAAGGGCGGTTAAAAATGATGCCCATTTTCTCGAGAATGTAGTCGAAGCTTTGCTGAAAGGCCCAGAGACCGAAGGCCTTTACAGCCCTATCCCCAAGGATACCAGACTTAACGCGATATTTGTTGAGGATGGGACTGCTTATGTGGACCTCAGCGAAGAAATGATTTCCGGGCAATCTGGTGGCACCAGTCAGGAGTTTTTGAGTGTTTTTTCTCTGGTGAATACCTTGACCGGGCTGGGAATGGGGATAGAGAGGGTTAAAATCCTGGTTGATGGAGAGGATAAAGATACACTGTGTGGTCATATTGATATTTCGAGACCCTTGGGAAGGGATGAAAAAACCATTGCAAAGATTCAATAG
- a CDS encoding N-acetylmuramoyl-L-alanine amidase: MIKKKAWLLFKKQPLWIVLFWLSLFFLLLNPWAWGAKVQLEIKIDGETLLQEVSLLSRGTQSLVAVEELFPEIGGISYYSPIMKKVRLVYKDASWTIALDKGEAVSESGEVLKLEPNQVVVVDHTVYVDTTLLEQFFGWQVGLQAQVEAPSSVTPSPPEVPKTSSLPQTASSQNLLAGVRFYTHRDQGKTRVTLDFSKEPPLHEMRQAESQVFLYLDNCAPGPGVGELIRIEDGRVRDVRVYEEAGKTVVRVSLERPVKVVKGVLGGNKPRIFLDLVDSVEAETSVSENIKPEAEPRVEEKAPATEILLPEDFVNLDVVVIDPGHGGKDPGCVQNGYREKDIVLAISLKLKKVLEEKGFQVYLTRDTDVYPTLSERMQVANTRRPFAFLSIHCNAAPVPSARGVEIFVGDTYYRGEGAQEVAARENQIFQLETNLDGNGKWDKMFSSGFYLKSREAAAELARLLLGGITRKTGQLDRGIKTAPLIVLSDVLFPACLMEVGFLSNPAEAKNLASPTFQDRLVQGIAEGIVAFRNSSKLKQYVSGNGQ; encoded by the coding sequence ATGATCAAGAAGAAGGCATGGCTCCTTTTTAAGAAGCAGCCGCTTTGGATAGTGTTATTCTGGTTATCCCTCTTTTTTTTGTTGCTCAATCCCTGGGCTTGGGGAGCAAAGGTTCAGCTTGAGATAAAAATCGATGGTGAAACGCTGCTTCAAGAAGTTTCTCTGCTTAGCAGAGGGACGCAGAGCCTGGTTGCAGTGGAAGAACTGTTCCCTGAGATAGGAGGGATCAGTTATTATTCCCCCATCATGAAAAAGGTACGCCTGGTGTATAAGGATGCCAGTTGGACTATAGCGCTTGACAAAGGTGAGGCGGTATCAGAAAGCGGCGAGGTTTTGAAGCTGGAACCTAACCAAGTTGTGGTTGTGGATCATACTGTCTATGTGGACACAACCCTTCTTGAACAGTTTTTTGGTTGGCAAGTTGGCTTGCAAGCTCAGGTTGAAGCCCCTTCTTCCGTGACACCATCTCCTCCAGAAGTGCCGAAAACCTCCTCTCTTCCGCAAACGGCTTCGTCCCAAAACTTGTTGGCGGGGGTACGCTTTTATACCCATCGGGATCAGGGAAAAACCAGGGTTACTCTTGATTTCTCAAAAGAACCACCCTTGCATGAGATGCGACAAGCCGAATCCCAGGTTTTTCTTTATCTCGATAACTGCGCCCCTGGCCCAGGCGTGGGCGAACTGATTCGGATTGAGGATGGGCGAGTCCGTGATGTTCGGGTTTATGAGGAAGCAGGAAAAACAGTGGTTCGCGTTTCTCTAGAGAGACCGGTTAAGGTTGTAAAGGGCGTTCTTGGTGGGAACAAGCCGCGTATTTTCCTCGACCTTGTGGATTCGGTAGAAGCGGAGACATCGGTTTCTGAAAATATAAAGCCTGAAGCAGAGCCCAGGGTTGAGGAAAAAGCGCCGGCGACCGAAATACTCCTTCCTGAGGATTTTGTCAATCTCGATGTAGTAGTTATCGACCCGGGTCATGGTGGCAAAGACCCAGGTTGTGTGCAAAATGGTTACCGAGAGAAAGATATTGTGCTTGCTATTTCTCTAAAACTTAAAAAGGTCTTGGAAGAAAAAGGATTCCAGGTGTATCTTACCCGTGACACGGATGTCTACCCCACCCTTTCAGAGCGCATGCAAGTAGCAAACACAAGACGGCCTTTTGCTTTTTTGAGCATTCACTGCAATGCCGCTCCTGTACCTTCGGCCCGGGGAGTGGAAATTTTTGTCGGTGATACTTACTATCGGGGAGAAGGAGCTCAAGAAGTCGCTGCTCGTGAAAACCAGATATTTCAACTGGAAACAAATTTGGACGGAAACGGTAAGTGGGACAAAATGTTCAGTAGTGGTTTTTACCTGAAGAGTCGGGAAGCTGCTGCAGAGCTTGCTCGTTTATTGCTTGGCGGCATAACCAGGAAAACGGGCCAGCTTGATCGAGGTATCAAGACGGCTCCTCTTATTGTACTGAGCGATGTGCTATTCCCTGCCTGTCTTATGGAAGTGGGTTTCTTAAGCAATCCTGCTGAAGCAAAAAACCTGGCTTCCCCGACTTTCCAGGATCGGCTTGTGCAGGGCATAGCGGAGGGAATTGTGGCCTTTCGCAATTCTTCCAAATTAAAGCAGTATGTTTCAGGTAATGGGCAATGA
- the rdgB gene encoding RdgB/HAM1 family non-canonical purine NTP pyrophosphatase: MKDTREVFLVTGNQGKLREVKAILAPFGIQVRGIGEVAHIGEIEETGKSYAENALLKARRGFEVAGKIVLAEDSGLEVDYLKGAPGIYSARFYGLDSAEARNAKILELLQNAPPEERKARFVCVVALVWGGGERLFEGVCEGFIADKASGKGGFGYDPIFIFPPYQKTFAELGENFKNRFSHRALAFRKCAEFLLQNVFEG; encoded by the coding sequence GTGAAAGACACTCGTGAAGTCTTCCTGGTTACTGGCAACCAGGGCAAACTCCGGGAAGTGAAAGCTATTTTGGCTCCCTTTGGTATCCAGGTGCGTGGTATCGGTGAAGTTGCTCACATTGGTGAAATTGAAGAAACGGGAAAAAGCTATGCCGAAAATGCGCTTTTGAAGGCTCGGCGGGGGTTTGAAGTAGCGGGGAAAATCGTTCTGGCTGAGGATTCAGGTCTGGAAGTTGATTATCTAAAGGGAGCTCCAGGCATATATTCGGCAAGGTTTTACGGGCTTGACAGCGCAGAAGCAAGGAATGCGAAAATTCTCGAACTTTTACAGAACGCACCCCCTGAAGAACGCAAGGCCCGCTTTGTTTGCGTAGTGGCTTTGGTATGGGGAGGTGGGGAACGGCTTTTTGAAGGTGTTTGTGAGGGATTTATAGCGGATAAAGCCTCCGGTAAAGGCGGTTTTGGCTACGATCCCATATTTATCTTCCCCCCTTATCAGAAAACCTTTGCCGAGCTGGGTGAAAACTTTAAAAATCGTTTTAGTCATCGTGCTCTGGCTTTCAGAAAGTGTGCCGAATTTTTGTTGCAAAATGTCTTTGAGGGTTGA
- a CDS encoding O-acetyl-ADP-ribose deacetylase: protein MEVTVNQKKLILVQGDITKQETDAIVNAANSRLAGGGGVDGAIHRAGGPKIAEECRKIGGCPTGKAVITSGGNLKAKYVIHAVGPVYRGGTHGEAELLKSAYLSSLEIAEQKGLRSISFPSISTGAYGYPIKEASQIALETVLDYLMEHKDSPLQEVYFVLYTPFDYSVYAETLRRLAEHKGLSVSGV from the coding sequence TTGGAGGTTACCGTCAACCAGAAAAAGCTCATTCTTGTGCAAGGAGATATAACCAAACAAGAAACGGATGCCATTGTAAATGCTGCCAATTCCCGTCTCGCTGGAGGAGGTGGCGTGGACGGTGCTATTCACCGCGCTGGCGGTCCAAAAATCGCCGAGGAATGCCGCAAAATAGGGGGGTGCCCTACTGGAAAAGCAGTGATTACCTCAGGTGGCAATCTGAAAGCAAAATACGTTATCCACGCAGTAGGACCGGTATACCGAGGAGGAACTCATGGTGAAGCAGAGCTTCTCAAAAGTGCCTATCTTTCAAGCCTGGAAATCGCCGAGCAAAAAGGTCTTCGTTCTATCTCTTTTCCTTCTATCAGCACCGGAGCTTATGGTTATCCAATAAAAGAGGCCTCTCAGATTGCTCTGGAGACTGTCCTTGACTATCTTATGGAACACAAAGACTCCCCACTCCAGGAAGTATACTTTGTGCTGTATACTCCTTTTGATTATAGCGTGTATGCAGAAACCCTGCGCCGATTAGCAGAACATAAAGGGTTGAGCGTCTCTGGGGTGTGA
- a CDS encoding L-aspartate oxidase, with product MKYDVLVIGNGIAGGIAALLLAKSGRRVLVTTKGESFEESNTAQAQGGIVFRGENDHWTLLFKDIMEASNYSSWEKSARWVCKLGPYLVEKILIKELGIPFDRSCDGKWELFQEGAHSRRRILHVKDYTGKVIQEAINQRLKKEPKIEVKNNFFALELITSNQLPEVSWRYRRNSCLGSYFLDKKSNVITPVFADYTILATGGLNQIYKHASGGKWCTGDGFAMAKRAGCSLINMEFIQFHPTILYKPGSASTLLISEAVRGEGAELVDADGKPFMKKYHPLGSLAPRDIVARAIFQEMEKKGLPCVYLDLYRKMQPQKIRETFPYIYQEALKQGIDITREPIPVVPGAHFACGGVRIDTRSRTDIERLYAIGEVACSGVHGANRLASVSLLDGLTFAYLATKDILAQKTASPRLPTRLPCVPPAGEAPPESLLSDLTHEIQEIMWKKVGLLRNGKELRKATQELLKLRCRISQLFETFGVSQPLKELENLVEVSLMVAKAAFDNPFSLGTHYRSDQPV from the coding sequence ATGAAATACGATGTTTTAGTTATCGGCAATGGAATAGCTGGGGGTATTGCTGCTCTATTGCTGGCCAAAAGCGGCAGGCGAGTGCTGGTAACCACCAAAGGAGAGAGTTTTGAAGAATCAAACACTGCTCAAGCCCAGGGAGGAATCGTGTTTCGTGGTGAGAACGACCACTGGACGCTCCTTTTCAAAGACATTATGGAAGCTTCCAACTACTCCTCATGGGAGAAAAGCGCCAGGTGGGTTTGTAAATTAGGACCTTATCTTGTAGAAAAAATTTTGATAAAAGAACTGGGCATTCCCTTTGACCGAAGCTGCGACGGAAAGTGGGAACTCTTCCAGGAAGGTGCTCACTCCAGGAGAAGAATACTGCACGTTAAAGACTACACTGGCAAGGTCATTCAGGAAGCCATTAATCAGCGTCTCAAAAAAGAACCCAAAATAGAAGTCAAAAATAATTTTTTCGCTCTGGAGCTCATAACTTCCAACCAGCTCCCCGAAGTATCCTGGCGTTACCGTAGGAATTCCTGTCTGGGAAGTTATTTCTTGGACAAAAAAAGCAATGTTATAACTCCAGTTTTTGCAGACTATACCATTCTTGCCACAGGGGGCTTAAATCAGATATACAAACACGCTTCAGGAGGAAAATGGTGTACCGGAGACGGCTTTGCAATGGCTAAAAGAGCTGGCTGTTCTCTGATTAATATGGAGTTTATCCAGTTTCACCCTACTATTCTATACAAACCAGGTTCAGCTTCCACTCTCCTCATCTCCGAAGCAGTAAGAGGTGAAGGTGCAGAATTAGTGGACGCAGACGGCAAACCCTTCATGAAAAAGTATCACCCCTTAGGTAGCCTGGCTCCACGGGATATTGTAGCCAGAGCCATCTTCCAGGAAATGGAAAAAAAGGGCTTGCCATGCGTATACCTGGACCTTTATCGAAAAATGCAACCCCAAAAAATACGAGAAACCTTTCCCTACATCTACCAGGAAGCACTAAAGCAGGGTATAGATATCACTCGAGAGCCCATACCTGTCGTTCCTGGAGCTCATTTTGCTTGCGGTGGTGTGCGCATCGATACCCGAAGCAGAACTGACATAGAAAGGCTTTACGCTATAGGCGAAGTGGCCTGCAGTGGAGTGCATGGCGCTAATCGCTTGGCTTCGGTAAGCTTGCTCGATGGACTTACCTTTGCCTATCTTGCGACGAAAGACATTCTTGCTCAAAAAACCGCCTCCCCCCGTTTGCCCACCAGACTTCCTTGTGTGCCTCCAGCAGGTGAGGCTCCACCTGAATCCTTGCTTTCTGATCTAACTCATGAAATACAAGAAATTATGTGGAAGAAAGTAGGGCTTTTGAGAAATGGTAAAGAATTAAGAAAGGCAACACAAGAACTCCTGAAGCTCAGATGCCGGATCTCGCAACTGTTTGAAACCTTTGGTGTATCCCAGCCACTCAAAGAATTAGAAAACCTGGTCGAGGTTTCTTTAATGGTTGCAAAAGCAGCTTTTGACAATCCTTTTTCTTTAGGAACTCACTACCGAAGCGACCAACCAGTCTAA